A single window of Mustela erminea isolate mMusErm1 chromosome 4, mMusErm1.Pri, whole genome shotgun sequence DNA harbors:
- the C4H6orf226 gene encoding uncharacterized protein C6orf226 homolog yields MEQPGGRSCSGPSPAPEDAAPASVSLAQLLQLVQQGRELPGVEKRHIAATHGEPTSSRLPRRPKPWEAAGSAKAPAPPTLGSR; encoded by the coding sequence ATGGAGCAGCCGGGCGGTCGGAGCTGCTCGGGCCCCAGCCCGGCGCCGGAGGATGCAGCCCCCGCCTCGGTGAGCCTGGCGCAGCTCCTGCAGCTGGTTCAGCAGGGCCGGGAGCTCCCGGGCGTGGAGAAGCGCCACATCGCGGCGACCCACGGCGAACCCACGTCGTCCCGGCTCCCGCGGAGGCCCAAGCCATGGGAGGCCGCGGGATCGGCCAAGGCCCCCGCGCCGCCCACCCTCGGATCCCGGTAG